The Rhodobacter sp. 24-YEA-8 DNA segment AGTGCCGAGGCCCGCCGCCTCTTCACAACAGCTCAGATGAGCTTCACCGGTATTTTCCGTGGCGCGCGCGGCCTGTCGCAGCCACCGATCGACGATATCAGCACCTATTGGAACATCCGCGAGGAAAGCCAGGTCTCGCGGATGCTGGGTTGCACTGTGGTCGGCACGCCCGATGAGGTGAAAGCCGGGCTTGCCGCCCTTCAGACCCGCACCAAAGCGGATGAATTCATCATCGTCTCGGATATCTGGGACCCCGCCGCACGGCGCCGCTCGCTGGAACTGACCGCAAAGGCCTGGGGGCTGCCGGCCGTCTGACGGGTTGCCCGGTCTCCTCTGGCCGGGCGGCGGAAGCCTTCGGCGGAGCCATTCAGAGGCTACCACGCGGTTTTTGGATTTCAGATTGGCATGTTTACCCATCTGATCGCCGCGAGGTGATCCACAGATTGGCGTTGATGATGTAACCGCCCCCGACGGCATCGACGTGCCAAGGTGGGATCGCAACACTCCATTCTGGGAGGCGGTCATGTCGGAGATTACCATTGTCGGACTCGATCTGGCGAAGAATGTATATCAAGCCCACGGCGCTGATGCTCGCGGCGCCGCCGTGCTCCGAAAGAAGCTGCGGCGCGCGTAGGTGTTGGCTTTCTTCGCGACGCTGCCGCCTTGTTTGGTGGCGATGGAAGCTTGCGGAGGCGCGCATTTCCGGGCGAGGGAACTGGTCAAGCCTGGCCATGACGTCAGGCTCATTCCGCCCGCCTATGTGAAGCCGTTCGTCAAACGTCAGAAAAACGATGCGAACGATGCCGAGGCGATTTGCGAGACGGCATAGCGTCCGAGCATGCGTTTTGTCCCTATCAAGACCGAGAAAACGCAGGGCGCGGCCAGCGTCTTTCGCGTCCGGGCGCTGTTGATCCGACAGCGGACCCAGGCAATCAACGCCCTGCGCGGACATCTGGGCGAATATGGTCATGTCGTGCCTCAAGGCGTGAGGAACGTGAGCCGGTTGATCGCACTGATCGAAAGCGAGGCTTCGGACCTGCCCGCCACGGCGCGGGCCTCACTGGGGCCGCCTCCGGAGGTCTTTCGCAAGGGGCGCGACTTTGCCGCCTGGCTCGGCTTCACCCTGCGGCAGCATTCGACGGGCGGGAAGCAGGGGTTGGAGGCTACAACCAGGATGGGCGAACGCTCCCTGAGGAGGCTGCTGATCATCGGCGCCAACAGCTTCATCATCAAACGGCACTGCCATGCTGCGGCACAACCGGGCACCTGGCTCGGTAACATGCTGACGCGCAAGCCACCGATGTTGGTCAGGGTGGCATTGGCCAATAAGATAGCACGGATCGTCTGGGCGATCCTGAAGACGAATGAGGTCTGCCGGGCTCCGGCCATGGCGGCATAAACCCCGTCAGCGGTCGCGAGACGTCGGAGCGGAGGAGGGCTGAGAGCAGTCTGGCGCAACGGTCGTGAGACGGGGTCAGGAGAACCAGTTATGCAACACGCGCCTTTGAGCACGCGGCGTTGATTTGGACCTGATCCGAGAACACCATACGGGCCCGCGGCATGGAGACGGCCGCATCATGAGGCCGGATACATGTCAGCATCCGACACCGCGCAGAACAGCTCTGAAAACACTCTGGCGCAAGGGGCGTTTATACATATGCACTATCCGGTCGGTTCACGGATTCATGTTTTTGAGTCAGCGGGGCAGATTGGCGCCATGAGCAAGTCGATCCCTCTTTTCCGCACGACGAACTGGTTCAGTTACAGCCAGGCTCTGAAGCGGCGCGGGGCACTGATGGTTTGGTTTGACCCGGAGATGTAGTGGTTCGCGGCGCCGAACGGTAAGCCGGGTCATCCTGAGAGGTTCTCGGCGGTGGCCATCCCGTTTTGCCTCTCGCTCAAGGTGCTGTTCGGGCTGCCGTACGGCAAACGACGGGGTTCGTGGAGAGCCTTCTGGCACTGGCCGGGCTCGACTGGCCGGCGCCCTTCGTCGGGCGATCCTTCCACTGGAAGGATCGCTGATCCTCCTCAGTACATGACGCTCTGCCGTCGGCAGAAGCACCTGAGGGTGCAGATCCCATATCCTGCGGCGTCCGGACCGCAGCATCTGCTGGTTGACATCGAGCCGGTAAGCGCCACCGGTTCAAGCGAACCGGTGAGGTCGCATCAAGTTCTCGGGCGAAGGCGCGTGGCAGGTCCGTAAACACGGGGCCAGCCGCCGCAGGCAATGGCACAAGATCCACATTGGCATTGACGCTGATACTCTGGAAGTGTGGGCCGTGGAGATGTCCAACAACCGTATAGGGGACGCCTGGTATTGCCGGATCTTCTGGCACAGATCTCCGCGGAAGAACAGATCAGCAGCGTTACCGCCGATGGCATCTACAACACCAAAGGCTGTCACACCACCATCGCGGCACTGGGTGCAGATGCAACGTCGGGCATTCTCTTGAACCAGTGACGTTCATGCCCTCCACCCGCCACGCCGGAATGCCCGGAACTGGAAGAAATTGTCCGGATATCACCGACAAAGTCGTGTGGAGGCCAAAATGAGATGCCTCAAACTTCTGGGAGAGCGCATCATGGCGAAAGACTTCGACAGGCAGAATACAGAGGTCCAAATCCGCATCGCACTCATGAACCGCTTCACATCACACGGAACGCCCGAGACCGTACGCACGCGCTGACGATAGCCGGGAAAGGGACACGCCCGGCCTCAATCCGAATAGCACAACAAAGCCTCGCCAGACCTTTTCATCTGTCTCTAAATATCCCCGGGGGTGAGGCCCTGAAAGGGCCGAGGGGGCTGCCCCCTCTTGCCCCCGCCTGCCCCGCCATGCGAGGTCAGAGCATGAGCAAATCCGCCCCCTCCTTCACCTGCACCGCCTGCGGCGCGAATTCGCGCAAATGGGCCGGACGCTGCGATGCCTGTGGCGCCTGGAATTCGATCATCGAGGAGGCGCCGCTCTCCTCAGGTCCGAAACCGCTGGGCCCCAGGGGCAAGCAGGTCGCTCTGACGGATCTTGCGACGGAAGAAGCCCCGCCGCCCCGCGCCACTTCGGGCATATCCGAACTGGATCTGGTGCTGGGAGGCGGCCTGGTGCCGGCCTCGGCCATTCTGGTCGGCGGCGATCCGGGGATCGGGAAATCGACGCTTCTGTTGCAGGCCGCCGCCAGTTTCGCGAAGACCGGGCTGAAATGCATTTATATCTCCGGCGAGGAGGCGGCAGCCCAGGTCCGGATGCGGGCGCAGCGCCTTGGTCTCACCGATGCGCCGGTCATGCTCGGGACCGAGACCAGTCTGAGAGACATCCTCACCACGCTGGATGCCGAACGCCCCGGCCTTGCCATTATCGATTCGATCCAGACCATGTGGCTCGACTCGGTCGCGGCGGCGCCAGGCTCGGTCTCGCAGGTTCGTGCCGCCGCGCATGAGCTGGTGAACTTCGCCAAACGGTGCGGCGTCGCCATCATCATCGTGGGCCATGTCACCAAAGAGGGCCAGATCGCCGGCCCGCGTGTGGTCGAACATATGGTCGATACCGTGCTGTATTTCGAAGGCGAGCGCGGCCATCAGTTCCGCATCTTACGCGCCGTCAAGAACCGCTTTGGCGCCTCGGACGAGATCGGCGTTTTCGAGATGACCGGCCGGGGGCTTTCCGAAGTCACCAACCCTTCGGCGCTGTTTCTCGCGAACCGCGATGCGCCCGCCCCCGGTTCCGCTGTCTTCGCCGGGATCGAAGGCACAAGGCCTGTCCTGACCGAGATCCAGGCCCTTGTCGCGCCCTCACCTCTGGGCACGCCGCGCCGCACAGTGGTCGGGCTTGATTCGGGCAGGCTCTCGACCATCCTCGCTGTGCTCGAGGCGCGGGTCGGCATCCCTTTCACCGGGCTTGATGTTTTTCTCAATGTCGCGGGCGGCATGCGCGTGACCGAGCCTGCCGCCGATCTGGCCGTTGCCGCCGCCCTCTTATCGGCGCGCGAAGATGTGGCAATCCCGCGTGACATGGTGCTTTTCGGGGAAATCTCGCTCTCGGGCGCGCTGCGTCCGGTATCCCAGACCGAAAACAGGTTGAAAGAAGCGGCGAAACTTGGTTTCACACAGGCGGCACTGCCCAAGGGATCGAAACCCGGCGCGCAGGGTGGGTTGAAACTGCGCGAAATGGCCGATCTCACGGCCTTTACGGGCGAGATGTTCGGGGCGGGCTGAGGCGCGTCCGGCAGGAGAGAGCGAATGGACAATTTCACCTGGGTCGATGGCGGCGCGGCCCTGATCATCCTGCTCTCGGCGGTTCTCGCCTATTCGCGTGGCCTTGTCCGCGAAGGCATGGCGATTGTCGGCTGGATCGGCGCCGCCATCGTGGCCTTCATCTTCGCGCCCTCGGCCATGCCCATCGTGCGCGAGATCCCGATGGTCGGCCAGTTCCTCGCCGACAGCTGCGAATTGTCGGTGGTGGCTTCCTTTGCGGCGGTCTTTGCCATCGGCCTGATCGTGGCGGCTTTGTTCACGCCCCTGTTCTCGTCGATTGTGCAGCGCTCGGCGCTTGGCGGCATCGACCAGGCGCTTGGCTTCGTCTTTGGTGTGGCGCGCGGCGTGCTGCTCATCGCAGTCGCCTTCATCGTCTATGACCGCGCTTTGGCGAATCACTCCATCACCGCGATCGACAATTCCCGCACCGCCAAGGTCTTCGCGAATTTCCAGGCATCGATCGACAATGCGATCCCCACCGATGCGCCTGGCTGGATCGTGGCACGCTATAATGACCTGACCAATGTATGTTCGGCCGAAACCGCCCAGCCGGTGACGCAGCCGCCCGCAAATGGCGAAACCACGCCCGGACAGGACCCGGCAGCGGCCCCCGTTCCTGCCCCCGTTCCGGCCCCGGCCCCCTGATCCGCGCCGGCTGTGCATTTGCGCAGCGCCCGACCTGCAACATATGCATGACAACGGGGGGTGACTCTGGCACTCTCAGCGACTACATCAGCCGCGAAGAAGCAGCCGGATCGGAGGCCAGATGCGCCGTTTTCCCGCCCACCCGTTTGAACCCCTGAATGACTGGGACAAGCTGAAGGAAGAATGCGGGATTTTCGGGGTCATTGGCCTCGCCGATGCCGCGAATTTCGTGGCGCTCGGGCTGCATGCCCTGCAGCATCGCGGCCAGGAGGCCGGTGGCATCGTCACCTATGAGGCCGAGACCGGTTTCCATTCCGAACGCCGTTTCGGCTATGTGCGTGATAAATTCACCTCTTCTGCCGTGATGAACCTGCTGCCGGGCGATCTGGGCATCGGCCATGTGCGCTATTCCACCGCCGGATCGAAAGGCACCGCCCAGATCCGCGATGTGCAGCCCTTCTTCGGCGAATTCGCCATTGGTGGCTGCGCCATTGCCCATAACGGCAACCTGACCAATGCAGCACGGCTGAGAAAAGACCTGATCGCGCGCGGCGCCATCTTCCAGTCTTCCTCTGATTCGGAATGCATCATCCATCTGATGGCGCGCTCCCTGCAGAAAACCCAGGCCGAACGTCTGAAAGACGCGCTGCGTCTGGTCGAAGGCGCGTTTTCCGTCATCGCCATGACCCGTACGAAACTGATGGGGGTACGCGACGCGCTCGGCGTGCGCCCGCTGGTGCTGGGCCGCCTGGGCGAGGGTTATGTGCTGGCCTCGGAAACCTGTGCGCTCGACATCATCGGCGCCGAATTCATCCGCGAGATCGAACCGGGCGAGATGGTCGTGATCGAAAACGGTCATATCGAAAGCTCGCGCCCCTTCCCGCATGCCAAAGGCCGCTCCTGCATCTTTGAACAGGTCTATTTCTCGCGCCCCGACAGCATCGTCGGTGGCCGGTCAGTCTATGAGACCCGCCGCCAGATCGGCGTGGAACTCGCGCTGGAATCTCCGGTCGATGCCGATCTCGTCTGCCCGGTGCCGGACAGCGGCACGCCCGCCGCCATCGGCTTCGCCGCGCAGTCCGGCATCCCTTTCGGCCTCGGCATCACCCGCAACCAGTATATGGGCCGCACTTTCATCGAACCGACCGAGCAGATCCGCAATATGGGGGTCCGCCTCAAGCTCAACGTCAACCGCGCTTTGATCCGTGGTAAACGCGTGATCCTTGTCGACGATTCGGTCGTGCGTGGCACCACGTCGCGCAAGATCAAAGACATGATCCTCGACGCCGGCGCCGCCGAGGTGCATTTCCGCATCGCATCCCCCCCGACCGCCTGGCCCTGTTTCTACGGCGTCGACACGCCTGAACGCTCGAAGCTCCTCGCTGCCACCATGACCGAAGACGAGATGCGCGACTGGATCGGCGTCGACAGTCTGAAATTCATCTCGCTGGACGGGCTCTACCGGGCGGCAGGCGAGGCAAAGGGCCGCGACAATCGCAGCCCGCAATATTGCGATGCCTGCTTCTCCGGCGAATATCCGGTCATCCCCGCCGACAAGCTGGATGAAGGTTTCGAGATGAAAACCGCCGCCGAATAACGCAGGCAGGACAGAGGCGCGGCCCCCGGCCGCATCCTCGCTGC contains these protein-coding regions:
- the radA gene encoding DNA repair protein RadA, which gives rise to MSKSAPSFTCTACGANSRKWAGRCDACGAWNSIIEEAPLSSGPKPLGPRGKQVALTDLATEEAPPPRATSGISELDLVLGGGLVPASAILVGGDPGIGKSTLLLQAAASFAKTGLKCIYISGEEAAAQVRMRAQRLGLTDAPVMLGTETSLRDILTTLDAERPGLAIIDSIQTMWLDSVAAAPGSVSQVRAAAHELVNFAKRCGVAIIIVGHVTKEGQIAGPRVVEHMVDTVLYFEGERGHQFRILRAVKNRFGASDEIGVFEMTGRGLSEVTNPSALFLANRDAPAPGSAVFAGIEGTRPVLTEIQALVAPSPLGTPRRTVVGLDSGRLSTILAVLEARVGIPFTGLDVFLNVAGGMRVTEPAADLAVAAALLSAREDVAIPRDMVLFGEISLSGALRPVSQTENRLKEAAKLGFTQAALPKGSKPGAQGGLKLREMADLTAFTGEMFGAG
- the purF gene encoding amidophosphoribosyltransferase; the encoded protein is MRRFPAHPFEPLNDWDKLKEECGIFGVIGLADAANFVALGLHALQHRGQEAGGIVTYEAETGFHSERRFGYVRDKFTSSAVMNLLPGDLGIGHVRYSTAGSKGTAQIRDVQPFFGEFAIGGCAIAHNGNLTNAARLRKDLIARGAIFQSSSDSECIIHLMARSLQKTQAERLKDALRLVEGAFSVIAMTRTKLMGVRDALGVRPLVLGRLGEGYVLASETCALDIIGAEFIREIEPGEMVVIENGHIESSRPFPHAKGRSCIFEQVYFSRPDSIVGGRSVYETRRQIGVELALESPVDADLVCPVPDSGTPAAIGFAAQSGIPFGLGITRNQYMGRTFIEPTEQIRNMGVRLKLNVNRALIRGKRVILVDDSVVRGTTSRKIKDMILDAGAAEVHFRIASPPTAWPCFYGVDTPERSKLLAATMTEDEMRDWIGVDSLKFISLDGLYRAAGEAKGRDNRSPQYCDACFSGEYPVIPADKLDEGFEMKTAAE
- a CDS encoding CvpA family protein, encoding MDNFTWVDGGAALIILLSAVLAYSRGLVREGMAIVGWIGAAIVAFIFAPSAMPIVREIPMVGQFLADSCELSVVASFAAVFAIGLIVAALFTPLFSSIVQRSALGGIDQALGFVFGVARGVLLIAVAFIVYDRALANHSITAIDNSRTAKVFANFQASIDNAIPTDAPGWIVARYNDLTNVCSAETAQPVTQPPANGETTPGQDPAAAPVPAPVPAPAP